In Pseudobdellovibrionaceae bacterium, the following proteins share a genomic window:
- the eno gene encoding phosphopyruvate hydratase translates to MKIQKVVARQILDSRGNPTVEVDMFTDKTWARAAVPSGASTGAHEAHELRDGGSKYMGKGVLKAVLNAAQLGSALEGQSFATIGDFDQWLIEQDGTENKSNLGANALLGLSLAFIKAQALEAKTELFEFLNPNQDKYALPVPLMNIINGGAHANNGVDIQEFMVAPVCGGSFSESLRVGSEIFHHLKKKIDQQGMSTAVGDEGGFAPNLKNNEQALEFILSAIEAAGYKAGEDVFLALDVASTEFFKNGKYQFEGRSLSSEELAETYASWCKKYPIASIEDGMAEDDWSGWTYLTGQLGSKVQLVGDDLFVTNIKRIQEGLKQKAANALLVKVNQIGTVSETMRAISLCHESNYRTVMSHRSGETEDATIADLAVGLGSTQIKTGSPCRGERTAKYNQLLRIEQQLGAKATYWGKKAWAQFCI, encoded by the coding sequence ATGAAAATTCAAAAGGTAGTTGCAAGACAGATCTTAGACAGCAGAGGCAATCCCACAGTGGAAGTGGATATGTTCACTGACAAAACCTGGGCCCGAGCTGCTGTTCCTTCGGGGGCGTCCACTGGCGCTCATGAGGCTCACGAGCTGCGTGATGGTGGTTCTAAATACATGGGCAAAGGTGTTCTTAAAGCCGTTCTAAATGCAGCTCAGTTAGGAAGTGCTTTAGAAGGACAAAGTTTTGCGACCATTGGAGATTTTGATCAGTGGTTGATTGAACAAGATGGAACAGAAAATAAATCCAATTTGGGTGCCAATGCACTGCTAGGTTTGTCTTTGGCCTTTATTAAGGCTCAAGCTTTAGAGGCAAAAACAGAATTGTTTGAGTTTCTTAATCCCAATCAGGATAAGTATGCTTTGCCTGTGCCGTTGATGAACATCATCAATGGTGGAGCGCATGCTAATAACGGTGTGGACATTCAGGAATTTATGGTGGCTCCTGTTTGTGGGGGATCATTCAGTGAATCTTTGCGTGTGGGCTCAGAGATCTTCCATCATCTTAAGAAAAAAATAGATCAGCAGGGTATGTCTACAGCAGTAGGTGATGAAGGGGGATTTGCTCCAAATTTAAAAAATAACGAGCAAGCTCTGGAATTTATTTTAAGTGCTATCGAGGCCGCAGGCTATAAAGCAGGCGAAGATGTATTTTTAGCCCTGGATGTGGCCTCTACAGAATTTTTCAAAAATGGAAAATATCAATTTGAAGGTCGAAGCCTCTCGTCTGAAGAGCTGGCAGAGACTTATGCCAGCTGGTGCAAAAAATATCCTATCGCTAGTATTGAAGATGGCATGGCTGAAGACGACTGGTCAGGTTGGACTTATCTGACGGGGCAACTGGGTTCAAAAGTGCAGCTTGTAGGGGATGACCTTTTTGTCACTAACATTAAACGCATTCAAGAGGGCTTAAAGCAAAAGGCAGCCAATGCCCTATTGGTTAAAGTCAATCAAATCGGTACAGTCTCAGAAACCATGCGAGCGATCTCTTTATGTCATGAATCCAACTACAGAACAGTGATGTCTCATCGAAGTGGTGAAACCGAAGATGCGACCATTGCAGATTTAGCTGTGGGTTTAGGTTCAACACAGATTAAAACGGGCAGTCCATGCCGTGGTGAAAGAACAGCTAAATACAATCAGCTGCTAAGAATTGAGCAGCAGCTAGGAGCTAAAGCCACTTATTGGGGCAAAAAAGCCTGGGCACAATTCTGTATCTGA
- the polA gene encoding DNA polymerase I produces MKKLYLVDVSAMFFRAYYAIPNLRSKEGFPTNALYGFVSMTVKLLNDYKPDYMVYCFDRPEPSFRKELDPRYKANRTEMPEDLQLQVPYIKEITDLLGIPRLDILGFEADDLIGSYARWGEENGFEVVIVSADKDFAQIITDKTVMLDTMKSVTYDVNGVKEKWGVQPRQFIDYLALIGDSSDNVPGVRGVGPKTAQKLIADHDNLDAIYAAVESIKGSLQTKLIENKDEAYLSKTLVTIKTDVEVPTDADFFKMKFRDEGKLKELFAKFSFKTFAEQLLGTTVEEIETETSSKATQYEILKDQVVAALKDLKEGSSVYFFEEHPYYFLIEGQRAYLLEEITDEVRAVLSSKRLKWSGYDLKTLWKELGIETAEFEDDLMLAAYAVNAGNIDFRTLHQEYLGPSVPDGLSPLALINAHMRLLEKIKHKMPESVRKVYEDIEKPIMPILLKMEKLGVRIDTEILEEQSKSLKTDIEILEKEIHELAGEEFNINSPKQLGEILFTKMNIATSKKTKTGFSTATEVLEKLTEYPIAGKVLEYRELAKLKSTYVDALPKLVHADTGRVHTTFRQALTTTGRLSSVNPNLQNIPIRTEKGILVRKAFVPTPGWELIAADYSQIELRVLAHIAGDSALIEAYKNDRDIHAVTASEVFGIAISDVDRNQRRIAKAVNFGIAYGQGAYGLAENLKISRTEAKGIIETYFNKFPGIKAYMDEIVRVARDQGYVETILGRRRYLPELKSKNRVMQAFGERAAINAPMQGTASDIVKLAMIEVHKQVKAPMILQVHDELIFECEPAEIQEQMKLIQEVMENIIELKVPLVVNCSKGKNWLEAH; encoded by the coding sequence ATGAAAAAGCTTTATCTTGTTGACGTCAGTGCCATGTTTTTTAGGGCGTATTACGCTATCCCCAACCTTCGCAGCAAGGAGGGGTTTCCCACAAATGCCTTGTATGGTTTTGTCAGTATGACGGTCAAATTGCTCAATGATTATAAACCAGATTATATGGTTTACTGTTTTGATAGACCTGAGCCTTCATTTCGTAAAGAACTTGATCCCAGATATAAAGCCAATCGCACAGAGATGCCTGAAGACTTGCAGCTGCAAGTGCCCTACATCAAAGAGATCACAGACCTTTTGGGTATTCCACGTTTAGATATTTTAGGCTTTGAGGCTGATGATCTGATTGGCTCGTATGCCCGTTGGGGAGAAGAGAATGGTTTTGAAGTGGTCATTGTCAGTGCCGATAAAGACTTTGCACAGATCATCACTGATAAGACAGTGATGCTTGATACAATGAAGAGTGTCACTTACGACGTCAACGGCGTAAAAGAAAAGTGGGGGGTTCAGCCTCGTCAGTTTATTGATTACTTGGCTTTGATTGGCGACAGCTCTGACAATGTGCCAGGTGTACGCGGCGTAGGTCCTAAGACAGCGCAAAAGTTAATTGCCGATCACGATAACTTGGATGCGATTTATGCCGCAGTGGAGAGCATAAAGGGGAGTCTGCAAACCAAACTTATTGAAAATAAAGATGAAGCTTATTTATCTAAAACTCTAGTCACCATCAAAACAGATGTAGAAGTTCCTACGGATGCAGATTTTTTTAAGATGAAATTCAGAGACGAAGGGAAACTCAAAGAGCTTTTTGCTAAGTTTAGTTTTAAAACCTTTGCTGAACAACTTTTAGGAACTACAGTGGAAGAGATTGAAACAGAAACCTCTTCAAAAGCCACTCAGTATGAGATCCTTAAGGATCAAGTTGTTGCTGCCCTTAAGGATTTAAAAGAAGGCTCTTCGGTGTATTTTTTTGAGGAGCATCCCTATTATTTTTTGATAGAAGGTCAGAGAGCCTATCTGTTAGAAGAGATCACAGATGAAGTTAGAGCTGTATTGAGTTCTAAGAGGCTTAAATGGTCTGGATATGATTTAAAAACACTTTGGAAAGAACTAGGAATTGAAACCGCAGAATTTGAAGACGATTTGATGCTTGCGGCTTATGCTGTGAATGCTGGCAATATTGATTTCAGAACCCTCCATCAAGAGTATTTAGGGCCTTCAGTTCCAGATGGGCTAAGTCCACTGGCTTTGATCAATGCTCACATGCGACTTTTAGAAAAGATCAAACACAAAATGCCAGAGTCTGTGCGCAAAGTTTATGAAGATATAGAAAAGCCCATCATGCCTATTCTGTTAAAAATGGAAAAGTTAGGTGTTCGTATCGACACAGAGATACTTGAAGAGCAAAGTAAGAGTTTAAAAACTGACATCGAAATTTTAGAAAAAGAAATTCATGAGCTTGCTGGTGAAGAGTTTAATATCAATAGCCCCAAGCAACTGGGCGAAATCTTATTTACTAAGATGAACATTGCCACATCTAAAAAAACCAAAACAGGTTTTTCAACTGCAACGGAAGTGTTAGAAAAACTCACTGAATATCCTATCGCAGGAAAAGTTTTAGAGTACAGAGAGCTTGCAAAGTTAAAGTCCACGTATGTTGATGCTTTGCCTAAATTGGTTCATGCCGACACGGGACGTGTGCATACGACTTTTAGACAAGCTCTCACCACCACGGGACGACTTTCTAGTGTGAATCCCAACTTACAAAACATTCCCATTCGTACAGAGAAAGGAATTTTAGTCAGGAAAGCTTTTGTTCCCACTCCAGGTTGGGAGTTGATTGCCGCAGACTATAGTCAAATTGAATTAAGAGTTCTAGCGCATATCGCTGGGGATAGTGCATTGATTGAAGCTTATAAAAATGACAGAGACATTCACGCAGTAACGGCTTCTGAAGTGTTTGGAATTGCCATTTCTGATGTGGATCGCAATCAACGGCGCATTGCTAAGGCGGTCAACTTTGGGATTGCCTATGGTCAAGGAGCGTATGGCTTGGCTGAGAATTTAAAAATTTCTAGAACCGAGGCAAAAGGTATTATTGAAACCTACTTCAATAAATTTCCAGGGATCAAAGCCTATATGGATGAAATTGTTCGTGTGGCTAGAGACCAAGGTTATGTCGAAACCATTTTAGGGCGACGTAGATATTTACCAGAATTGAAATCCAAAAACAGAGTCATGCAAGCTTTTGGTGAACGAGCTGCGATCAATGCCCCTATGCAAGGGACAGCGTCGGATATTGTGAAACTTGCAATGATTGAAGTGCATAAGCAGGTCAAAGCCCCTATGATCTTACAAGTTCATGATGAATTGATTTTTGAGTGTGAGCCAGCCGAAATCCAAGAACAGATGAAATTGATTCAAGAGGTGATGGAGAACATCATTGAACTTAAAGTCCCACTTGTGGTGAACTGCTCTAAGGGTAAAAATTGGCTTGAAGCCCATTAG
- a CDS encoding CTP synthase, giving the protein MTDVKEQKESKDTKYIFITGGVVSSIGKGLTAASLGALLEARGYKISLMKCDPYINVDPGTMSPLQHGEVYVTNDGAETDLDLGHYERFTSVELTRAHSTTAGQVYESVISRERRGDYLGGTVQVIPHITDEIKNRILRISKNVDISIVEIGGTVGDIEGLPFIESIRQLRADVGFENSIFIHVTYIPYIAVAGELKSKPTQHSVKELRAVGIQPDFLVCRSDKEIPSDLKSKIGLFCSVHPQNVIGAQDSSSIYEVPLKLFAEELDAKVCKRLELPLSDIDLTEWKDIVDAVKNPKQKITVGLVGKYVDLKESYKSLHEAINHAGIKNRCAVEVKYIDSETLTKDEMKRVFKDIDAVLVPGAFGERGAEGKITAIQYARENKIPFLGICFGMQMAVVEYARNMCGLREATSREFVRKVETPEYVIDLMEDQKLLKGLGGTMRLGAFPCDLKPGSVVHKYYGEDQISERHRHRFEFNNKFKSMIESKGLHLSGVCSERDLVEIVELPQSEHPFYVGVQFHPEFQSKPLKPHPLFFGLIKTALDESAKRK; this is encoded by the coding sequence GTGACAGATGTAAAAGAACAAAAAGAGAGCAAAGATACCAAATACATTTTCATTACAGGTGGAGTGGTCTCGTCCATTGGTAAAGGTCTAACAGCTGCAAGCCTTGGTGCACTTTTAGAGGCAAGAGGATATAAAATATCTTTGATGAAATGTGACCCTTATATCAACGTCGACCCAGGAACTATGTCGCCACTTCAACATGGGGAAGTGTACGTCACCAATGATGGTGCAGAAACAGACTTGGATTTAGGACATTACGAAAGATTCACTTCAGTGGAATTGACAAGAGCCCACAGCACCACTGCGGGTCAGGTTTATGAAAGTGTGATTTCCAGAGAAAGACGTGGGGATTATTTAGGGGGGACAGTGCAAGTGATCCCTCATATTACAGATGAAATTAAAAATCGTATTTTAAGAATTTCCAAGAATGTGGACATTTCAATTGTGGAGATAGGTGGTACTGTCGGGGACATCGAAGGCTTACCCTTTATTGAATCCATACGCCAGCTACGTGCGGATGTGGGGTTTGAGAACTCTATATTTATTCATGTGACTTACATTCCATACATTGCGGTTGCGGGAGAGTTAAAGAGTAAACCCACTCAACATAGTGTGAAAGAGCTTCGAGCAGTAGGTATCCAGCCTGACTTTTTGGTTTGCCGAAGTGATAAAGAGATTCCTTCGGATTTAAAATCTAAGATAGGTCTGTTTTGCAGCGTGCATCCTCAGAATGTCATTGGGGCGCAAGATTCTTCGTCCATTTATGAAGTTCCTTTGAAATTATTTGCAGAAGAATTAGATGCAAAGGTATGTAAACGTTTGGAATTGCCTTTAAGCGATATTGATCTTACTGAGTGGAAGGACATTGTCGATGCCGTGAAAAACCCTAAACAAAAGATCACAGTGGGTCTTGTGGGAAAATACGTCGACCTTAAAGAAAGCTATAAATCTTTACATGAAGCCATTAACCACGCAGGAATTAAAAATCGTTGTGCTGTTGAGGTGAAATATATTGATTCGGAAACTTTGACCAAAGATGAAATGAAAAGAGTTTTTAAGGACATTGACGCGGTTCTGGTTCCAGGAGCTTTTGGTGAACGTGGTGCAGAGGGCAAGATCACGGCGATTCAATATGCTAGAGAGAATAAGATTCCATTTCTGGGAATCTGTTTTGGGATGCAAATGGCGGTTGTGGAATACGCGCGCAATATGTGTGGTCTTAGAGAGGCCACAAGTCGTGAGTTTGTGCGCAAAGTAGAAACTCCTGAATATGTGATTGATCTAATGGAAGATCAAAAGTTACTTAAAGGCTTGGGGGGGACCATGAGACTAGGTGCCTTCCCTTGTGATCTGAAACCAGGGTCGGTAGTGCATAAATATTATGGCGAAGATCAGATCAGCGAAAGACATCGCCATAGATTTGAATTCAACAATAAATTTAAATCCATGATTGAGTCTAAAGGTCTGCACCTGTCAGGTGTCTGTTCCGAAAGGGATTTGGTTGAGATTGTGGAGCTGCCTCAATCTGAACACCCCTTCTATGTAGGTGTGCAATTTCACCCTGAATTCCAATCTAAACCCCTTAAACCTCATCCCTTATTTTTTGGTTTGATTAAAACCGCTTTGGATGAGAGCGCAAAAAGAAAATAG
- a CDS encoding DUF4197 domain-containing protein → MCKCLVLPLITSVFVGCKTLGELEEMKNQILSSSGPVTIEEMHTAFRDALEQGVKTGVSKLAQKGAFLNDPELRIPFPPEAQKIQAKLKKIGLESVSERFQVSVNTAAESAMTMALPIFENAIKNLTFKDAVKLLKGHDSAVTEYLRKATEAELIKQFKPVVDTQLKAVSATKYWSQIVTTYNRFSSGPDFSNDLGLFVCEQAIDGLFKQIAQEEKEIRKNPAARTTEVMKKVFE, encoded by the coding sequence TTGTGTAAGTGTCTTGTTTTACCCCTCATCACAAGCGTGTTTGTAGGATGTAAGACCTTGGGTGAGCTTGAAGAGATGAAAAATCAAATCTTATCAAGCTCTGGTCCTGTCACCATAGAAGAGATGCACACCGCATTTCGAGACGCTTTAGAGCAGGGCGTGAAAACAGGTGTAAGTAAATTAGCACAAAAAGGGGCCTTTCTGAATGATCCGGAATTGCGCATTCCATTCCCACCTGAGGCACAAAAAATACAAGCTAAATTAAAGAAAATAGGCTTGGAGTCTGTCAGCGAACGTTTTCAGGTGTCAGTGAACACGGCTGCAGAAAGTGCTATGACCATGGCATTGCCTATCTTTGAAAATGCTATTAAGAATTTAACTTTCAAAGATGCTGTAAAGCTTTTAAAAGGACATGACTCTGCGGTCACAGAATATTTGCGCAAAGCCACAGAGGCCGAGTTGATCAAACAGTTTAAGCCTGTAGTGGACACCCAGCTTAAAGCGGTGTCTGCCACTAAATATTGGTCACAAATTGTAACAACCTACAATCGCTTCAGTTCAGGCCCTGATTTTTCTAATGATCTAGGGTTATTTGTTTGTGAGCAGGCCATTGATGGCTTATTCAAACAGATTGCTCAAGAAGAAAAAGAGATCCGTAAAAATCCTGCGGCACGCACGACAGAGGTCATGAAAAAGGTCTTTGAGTAA
- the yihA gene encoding ribosome biogenesis GTP-binding protein YihA/YsxC, with product MKFEFEKSAVYPKDYPEKLLPEVGIVGRSNSGKSSLVNAWTGMKIAKVSGQPGKTRLLNFFRAADKYRLVDMPGYGFAKRAGKEKKLWEEMIETYVSVRSNLRGLLLIMDIRREWEPEEEMIVRWAQANFKSVYVVLNKADKVNQSQKYKAIKGVEALGIVPFVVSAKTKKGVEELIQSVWAEWVAVPPKN from the coding sequence ATGAAGTTTGAGTTTGAAAAAAGTGCAGTCTATCCGAAAGACTATCCTGAAAAGCTTTTGCCCGAAGTGGGGATTGTGGGTCGTTCGAACTCAGGAAAAAGCTCTTTGGTGAATGCGTGGACAGGGATGAAGATCGCCAAAGTCAGCGGTCAGCCTGGGAAGACTCGATTGCTCAATTTCTTTAGAGCCGCAGACAAGTACCGCTTGGTGGACATGCCAGGTTATGGTTTTGCTAAAAGAGCAGGAAAAGAAAAGAAACTTTGGGAAGAGATGATTGAAACCTATGTGTCTGTGCGTTCAAATTTGCGTGGCCTGCTTTTAATTATGGACATCCGCCGAGAATGGGAACCCGAAGAAGAGATGATTGTCAGGTGGGCGCAGGCCAACTTTAAGTCTGTTTATGTGGTTTTGAATAAGGCGGACAAGGTCAATCAAAGCCAAAAGTATAAGGCCATAAAAGGGGTGGAGGCCCTAGGTATTGTGCCCTTTGTGGTCTCGGCTAAAACCAAAAAAGGGGTCGAAGAGCTGATCCAGTCGGTATGGGCTGAATGGGTCGCGGTACCCCCTAAAAACTAA
- a CDS encoding sigma 54-dependent Fis family transcriptional regulator has translation MSFTKTDTTSGAQTQLMDRPFEHVTDFFLSVPDQNLQLSLPEFLTVGRDRSNSLKINDPCVSSRHSRIERHGAKFILRDLRSRNGTHLNGSLVQEAILQHGDIITLGKTDILIQSKTMTYPKSQLQSKNTKWAQQLNFLPSISQSSFPVLLQGPTGSGKEVLAQEIHKLSQRNQKKLVTLNCSAFTSTLFESQLFGHLEGSFTGAHKDRNGAFQEAHEGTLFLDEIGDLPLDLQPKLLRALENNEIIPVGSDKPIHVDVRIIAATHKDLNQMVNDGLFREDLLYRLQTFILRPPSLTERIEDFDSLIFGFAKEFRVRFSHNCIQELKTKRWPGNIRQLKQMVQRASVLFQGQSINPEDISLILNEPEKAEPTKGLEELIHSQNKGTLGGGSLIKQFEKEMILERLAANRGNQRQTARELGIAKSTLNDRIKAYKKELQL, from the coding sequence ATGAGCTTTACCAAAACCGATACAACCAGTGGTGCACAAACACAATTGATGGACCGCCCCTTTGAACACGTCACTGATTTTTTTCTTAGCGTGCCTGATCAAAATCTTCAGCTTTCTTTGCCTGAATTTCTCACCGTAGGACGTGATCGTTCGAACTCTTTAAAGATCAATGATCCTTGTGTCTCTTCAAGGCATTCTCGTATTGAACGCCATGGAGCTAAATTCATCTTACGAGATTTGCGTTCTAGAAATGGCACTCACTTAAACGGTAGCTTGGTTCAAGAGGCCATTTTACAGCATGGGGACATCATCACCTTAGGTAAAACCGACATCTTGATTCAATCTAAAACCATGACCTACCCCAAATCCCAGTTGCAGTCTAAAAATACAAAGTGGGCGCAACAGCTTAATTTTCTGCCCTCTATCTCCCAGTCTTCTTTTCCCGTTCTTCTGCAAGGTCCTACAGGCAGTGGTAAAGAAGTTTTAGCCCAAGAGATTCATAAGCTTTCACAACGAAATCAGAAAAAACTTGTGACTCTGAACTGTAGTGCTTTCACCTCTACACTTTTTGAAAGCCAACTTTTTGGTCACCTTGAAGGCAGCTTTACTGGTGCGCACAAGGATCGCAATGGCGCTTTTCAAGAGGCCCATGAAGGAACTTTATTTTTGGATGAAATCGGGGACTTGCCCTTAGACCTTCAACCTAAACTCTTACGTGCTTTGGAAAATAATGAAATCATACCCGTGGGGTCCGATAAACCTATTCACGTGGATGTCCGTATCATCGCAGCCACCCATAAAGACCTTAATCAAATGGTCAACGATGGGCTCTTCCGCGAAGACCTTTTGTACCGTTTGCAGACTTTTATTTTACGTCCGCCTTCACTTACTGAGCGCATCGAAGACTTTGACTCTTTGATCTTTGGTTTTGCCAAAGAGTTTCGAGTTCGATTTTCACACAATTGCATCCAAGAACTTAAGACTAAAAGATGGCCAGGAAACATTCGTCAACTCAAACAAATGGTGCAAAGAGCTTCTGTTTTATTCCAAGGCCAATCCATTAACCCCGAAGACATTTCTTTGATTTTAAACGAACCTGAAAAAGCCGAGCCCACAAAAGGACTCGAAGAACTGATCCATTCCCAAAATAAAGGAACTCTTGGTGGTGGCTCATTGATCAAACAGTTTGAAAAAGAAATGATCTTAGAACGTTTGGCAGCTAACAGAGGCAATCAAAGACAGACCGCACGCGAACTTGGAATTGCAAAATCCACCTTGAATGATCGCATCAAGGCCTACAAAAAAGAACTTCAACTTTAA
- the kdsB gene encoding 3-deoxy-manno-octulosonate cytidylyltransferase codes for MELIGVIPARLGSTRLERKPLQPLKNKPIILWVCEAVAKCQALDGFFVATDSEEIAAVVTEAGFKVVMTPVECASGTDRIWQALSSHPEYQTARKIINIQGDEPLIDPRAIEALAEFIKQQNEDCWVTLGAELVLEDIENKNAVKVVVNQKGKALYFSRWPIPFSRTPPYVGHPNVLKHVGLYAYTYEALKSFCEAPVSDLEQSESLEQLRALDLGYSIYVLKTDYHSQGVDTKEDLLKLEKFLTQQ; via the coding sequence ATGGAGTTAATAGGTGTTATCCCAGCTCGACTTGGATCCACGCGCCTTGAGCGTAAACCCCTTCAACCCCTCAAAAATAAGCCAATCATTTTATGGGTCTGTGAGGCTGTGGCCAAATGCCAAGCTTTGGATGGGTTTTTTGTGGCCACGGATTCAGAAGAGATTGCAGCAGTAGTCACTGAAGCGGGCTTTAAAGTCGTGATGACCCCTGTGGAGTGCGCTTCAGGGACGGATCGAATTTGGCAAGCTCTTAGCTCTCATCCTGAATACCAAACCGCTCGTAAAATTATAAACATCCAAGGTGATGAACCACTCATTGATCCGCGAGCCATTGAGGCTTTGGCTGAGTTTATCAAACAACAAAACGAAGACTGTTGGGTGACCTTGGGTGCAGAACTTGTGCTTGAGGATATCGAGAATAAAAATGCGGTGAAGGTGGTGGTGAACCAAAAAGGCAAAGCCCTTTATTTTTCAAGATGGCCGATTCCTTTTTCTCGAACGCCGCCTTATGTGGGGCATCCTAATGTGCTTAAGCACGTGGGGCTTTATGCTTACACTTATGAAGCTCTAAAGAGTTTTTGTGAAGCCCCTGTTTCGGATTTAGAGCAGAGCGAATCCCTAGAGCAACTTAGAGCTTTGGATTTAGGCTACAGCATTTATGTCTTAAAGACGGATTATCATTCGCAAGGTGTGGACACAAAAGAAGATCTGTTGAAGTTAGAAAAGTTTCTAACACAGCAGTAA
- a CDS encoding septum formation initiator family protein: MNKVFYYLFQSPRRMLIMCSFFLFFGLILSGDLFKLFKLIRHKEALTARITKVEVAKQEIKSKIKESSSQEYIEREATERFDMVQDGDLIFVFND, encoded by the coding sequence ATGAACAAAGTGTTCTATTATCTTTTTCAATCCCCTCGAAGAATGCTGATCATGTGTTCTTTCTTTTTATTTTTTGGTCTCATTTTAAGTGGTGATCTTTTTAAGCTCTTTAAACTGATTCGTCATAAAGAGGCTCTTACAGCACGAATCACAAAAGTGGAAGTGGCCAAACAAGAGATCAAAAGTAAGATCAAAGAGTCAAGTTCACAAGAGTACATTGAAAGAGAAGCCACAGAGCGTTTTGATATGGTTCAAGATGGAGATTTAATTTTTGTTTTTAACGACTAA
- a CDS encoding class I SAM-dependent rRNA methyltransferase yields the protein MVIFLNRNLRKSILQGHPWVYKEALLPISGLQGKMEASLAVLKDAKKQFLAWGIYDPHSPISFRVLSLKDKKPDENFFAEAIKTAAQKRRFLTETQTNAFRWVNGEGDYLPGLVCDVYHNVAVLQFDGKGPEQFWGSEKILSILRDKMPLVFKDIWGFDLQSIVIKERGASESLKIVYGEDVPEDLVIQENGLQFKIKVLQGQKTGFFLDQRDNRNYIRSQSKDKTVLNLFSYTGGFSMYAGAGGAKFVASVDISKGAIVQAEDNWVLNQFAKEKHKGFAEDVFEFLESHVDHDEWDMIIVDPPSMTHSEKQKPQAITKYIEAFAKAARKVKVGGDLVLSSCSSHISFDDFDHIIQESLSQARRRGQILRISGQGSDHPFLHVHPEMKYLKFVHLCLVP from the coding sequence ATGGTTATATTTTTAAATCGAAATTTAAGAAAAAGTATATTGCAAGGCCACCCTTGGGTCTATAAAGAAGCTTTACTGCCTATTTCAGGTTTGCAAGGAAAGATGGAGGCTTCGCTTGCAGTGCTAAAAGATGCTAAGAAGCAGTTTTTAGCCTGGGGCATTTATGACCCTCATTCTCCGATTTCTTTTAGAGTTTTAAGCCTTAAAGATAAAAAGCCTGATGAGAATTTTTTTGCTGAGGCCATTAAAACTGCAGCCCAAAAACGACGTTTTCTTACTGAAACACAGACGAATGCTTTTCGGTGGGTGAACGGTGAAGGGGACTATCTGCCTGGTTTAGTCTGTGACGTCTATCATAATGTGGCAGTCTTACAATTTGATGGTAAAGGTCCAGAGCAATTTTGGGGTTCAGAAAAGATTTTGAGTATATTACGAGATAAGATGCCGCTCGTTTTTAAAGATATATGGGGCTTTGACCTGCAATCCATTGTCATAAAAGAACGCGGAGCCTCTGAAAGTTTAAAGATCGTATACGGCGAGGATGTTCCCGAAGATCTTGTGATTCAAGAAAACGGCCTGCAATTTAAAATTAAAGTTCTGCAAGGGCAAAAAACAGGGTTCTTTTTAGATCAAAGAGACAACAGGAATTATATTAGAAGTCAATCCAAAGACAAAACTGTGCTCAATCTGTTCAGCTATACAGGTGGTTTTTCTATGTACGCAGGGGCAGGGGGAGCTAAATTTGTGGCGAGTGTGGATATCTCTAAGGGGGCCATCGTACAAGCTGAAGACAATTGGGTCTTAAATCAGTTTGCAAAAGAAAAACACAAAGGTTTTGCAGAAGATGTCTTTGAATTTCTAGAGTCCCATGTGGACCATGACGAATGGGACATGATCATTGTTGACCCTCCGTCTATGACTCATTCCGAAAAGCAAAAACCACAGGCCATCACAAAATACATTGAGGCCTTTGCAAAAGCAGCTCGCAAAGTGAAGGTGGGGGGTGATTTGGTGCTCAGTTCGTGCTCAAGTCATATCAGCTTTGATGATTTTGATCACATTATCCAAGAATCTCTGTCACAAGCACGAAGACGAGGACAAATTTTAAGAATATCAGGCCAAGGCAGCGATCATCCTTTTCTGCATGTCCATCCAGAAATGAAATATTTAAAATTTGTTCATCTGTGCCTTGTCCCTTAA